In one window of Nakamurella alba DNA:
- a CDS encoding helix-hairpin-helix domain-containing protein — MRSPVPRSRSGWVPAAEDPADDPDNRADPAGDGPDVGNDPDDEPGVDPDDIDANDGRPRFRARRVRRWAARGSRLTERWVPEPLRDSRVELSRRGSTVLVLVAAIAAVVAAIGVWRSRPVPEPVQVAAQMTAVASAPAGPSEPVGSAAAVGTPSTVAGSVREPATADPPRESAAPAEIAVSVTGRVRRPGIVLLPEGSRVADAIEAAGGLLDPADMTGINLAEPLTDGRSVVVVAGGAQITGPPPGTAPGGSGTGAADPSAPGAPLDLNTADVAALDALPGVGPVTAENIVAWRDLNGSFASVEQLQEVTGIGPAKYEQIAPLVRVG, encoded by the coding sequence TCCGGCCGGCGACGGCCCGGATGTGGGGAACGATCCCGACGACGAACCGGGTGTGGACCCCGACGACATCGACGCCAACGACGGCCGGCCCCGGTTCCGGGCCCGCCGGGTCCGGCGGTGGGCCGCACGCGGATCCCGGCTCACCGAGCGCTGGGTGCCGGAACCGTTGCGGGACAGCCGGGTCGAGCTGTCGAGGCGCGGGAGCACGGTGCTGGTTCTGGTGGCGGCGATCGCCGCGGTGGTGGCCGCGATCGGGGTGTGGCGGTCCCGCCCGGTGCCCGAGCCCGTCCAGGTCGCCGCACAGATGACCGCCGTCGCCTCCGCACCGGCCGGGCCGTCGGAGCCGGTGGGTTCCGCCGCCGCGGTCGGGACGCCATCGACCGTCGCCGGGTCCGTCCGGGAGCCCGCGACGGCCGACCCGCCGAGGGAATCCGCGGCCCCGGCGGAGATCGCCGTATCTGTCACCGGTCGGGTACGCCGGCCGGGCATCGTCCTGCTGCCGGAGGGATCCCGGGTGGCCGACGCCATCGAGGCGGCCGGCGGGCTGCTCGACCCGGCCGACATGACCGGGATCAACCTGGCCGAACCGCTCACCGACGGCCGGTCCGTGGTCGTGGTGGCCGGCGGGGCCCAGATCACCGGACCCCCGCCGGGCACGGCACCGGGCGGCAGCGGCACCGGTGCTGCCGATCCTTCCGCTCCCGGTGCACCGCTGGACCTCAACACCGCCGATGTCGCCGCCCTCGACGCGCTGCCCGGGGTCGGCCCGGTCACGGCCGAGAACATCGTCGCCTGGCGGGATCTCAACGGGAGCTTCGCCTCCGTCGAGCAGCTGCAGGAGGTCACCGGGATCGGGCCGGCGAAGTACGAGCAGATCGCCCCGCTCGTCCGGGTCGGATGA